One Niallia circulans DNA segment encodes these proteins:
- a CDS encoding MurR/RpiR family transcriptional regulator: MFNLNELSSSQWRIGNWIVHNEGEVLISTEKDIAAATGVSIASVSRFWKAVGFHNLKDFKQYLKEKREITPAKKLLNTMTDLEYSSLQSHHLNRSIHHLQATLNLFQRDAFEQAVSAICTSNKLYIYAPGPSLGLGELLSYRLRRYGIDVRIIRWLGSEILEELLHINADCAVMLFSFGRLLKEAEVLLLHAIQKDGKIIVISDQPGLETPVKFDIFLYADRGEKNEFHSMIAPLFLIENLIVEVGKAIPSLENMEQLDKLRKSFKEFLPR, encoded by the coding sequence GTGTTTAATTTAAATGAATTGTCTTCTAGTCAATGGCGCATAGGTAACTGGATTGTACATAATGAGGGTGAGGTACTTATTTCTACGGAAAAGGACATTGCAGCGGCAACAGGCGTCAGTATTGCGTCTGTTTCACGGTTTTGGAAGGCAGTCGGCTTTCATAATTTGAAAGACTTTAAGCAATACTTAAAGGAAAAACGCGAGATAACACCGGCAAAGAAGCTTTTGAATACAATGACAGATTTGGAGTATTCGAGCTTGCAAAGTCATCATTTAAACAGGAGTATTCACCACCTGCAGGCCACATTGAACTTATTCCAAAGGGATGCATTTGAACAAGCCGTTTCCGCTATATGCACATCAAATAAGTTATATATTTATGCACCAGGTCCATCACTTGGACTTGGTGAGCTTTTAAGCTATAGGTTGCGGCGATATGGTATTGATGTAAGGATTATAAGATGGCTTGGAAGTGAAATATTAGAGGAGCTTTTACACATAAATGCAGATTGCGCTGTTATGTTATTTAGCTTTGGAAGACTGCTGAAAGAAGCTGAGGTACTTTTACTGCATGCTATCCAAAAAGACGGAAAAATTATTGTAATAAGTGATCAACCAGGACTTGAAACTCCTGTTAAGTTTGATATCTTTCTGTATGCTGACAGAGGCGAAAAAAATGAATTTCATTCGATGATTGCCCCTCTTTTTCTTATTGAAAATCTTATTGTGGAAGTTGGAAAGGCAATTCCTTCCTTAGAAAATATGGAACAGCTTGATAAGCTCCGAAAAAGCTTTAAAGAATTTCTTCCTCGCTAA
- a CDS encoding DUF2798 domain-containing protein, translated as MKIHIKYKQLVFAFFMSLSMSVFISFILVSINFGYNSHFLPQWLKTWSQAFICAFFGAYFFPKFIHKIMVKIRFVEKEMKDSEIG; from the coding sequence ATGAAGATTCACATTAAATATAAACAGCTTGTTTTTGCATTTTTTATGTCGTTAAGTATGAGTGTATTTATTTCATTTATACTTGTATCGATTAATTTTGGCTATAACAGTCATTTTCTTCCGCAATGGTTAAAAACATGGAGCCAAGCATTTATTTGTGCATTTTTTGGAGCTTATTTTTTTCCGAAATTTATTCATAAAATTATGGTAAAAATCCGCTTTGTGGAAAAGGAAATGAAGGATTCAGAGATTGGCTGA
- a CDS encoding antibiotic biosynthesis monooxygenase has translation MFVNQASFEGDKANEQKIIAKMKKTFAELQDVSGLLSSVCWKKEKNDVVEYSIVTKWTTKQDFIAWLSREEHVNEHKEMNKQKKQGISEKPSMKKTITQYEEVEVVNL, from the coding sequence ATGTTTGTTAATCAAGCGAGCTTTGAAGGGGATAAAGCGAATGAACAAAAAATTATCGCAAAGATGAAAAAGACATTCGCAGAATTACAAGATGTCTCCGGTTTGCTTAGTTCGGTATGCTGGAAAAAAGAAAAAAATGACGTTGTAGAATATTCAATTGTAACAAAGTGGACGACCAAACAAGATTTTATTGCATGGTTGTCAAGAGAAGAACATGTAAATGAGCATAAAGAAATGAACAAACAAAAGAAGCAAGGAATTAGTGAAAAACCAAGTATGAAAAAGACCATTACTCAATATGAAGAAGTTGAGGTCGTAAACTTATAA
- a CDS encoding energy-coupling factor transporter transmembrane component T family protein, with protein sequence MDYSKNMIDKLNVEQMKIELMNTAYANDQTFIAKLDPRVLFIWYGFFGVAPWFIDEQVVLFGMLLATIITTVITKVSRLILFILILGILGQGGYMFIATLFFGGNIAVLLPLIMLTVKLAVISLASITVFCSMSPEKLSVGLLSIGVPGQVSFSISYGYRMLPLLLEEYNHVFMSYRLRGRAPDKKGFLYWRITYYFVRLAVLSFYPLLLSVAKRARTTVEALETKGSKNAFKNPVVKKLKLQTLKIGRSDYGFLTISIVYIVTLYMVAFQL encoded by the coding sequence ATGGACTATTCAAAAAACATGATTGACAAGCTGAATGTGGAGCAAATGAAAATTGAGTTAATGAATACGGCATATGCCAATGACCAAACATTCATTGCGAAATTAGACCCGCGTGTTTTGTTTATCTGGTATGGTTTTTTTGGAGTTGCGCCATGGTTTATAGATGAACAAGTTGTATTATTTGGAATGCTCCTTGCGACAATTATCACAACCGTAATAACGAAAGTAAGCAGGCTGATTCTGTTTATTCTTATACTTGGCATACTTGGTCAAGGTGGTTATATGTTTATTGCTACCTTATTTTTCGGGGGGAATATCGCTGTATTATTGCCATTAATTATGCTAACAGTGAAGCTTGCGGTCATCTCGTTAGCAAGTATTACGGTCTTTTGCTCCATGAGTCCTGAAAAGCTCAGTGTTGGGTTATTGAGTATTGGAGTACCAGGACAAGTTTCGTTTTCGATTTCATACGGTTATAGAATGCTGCCACTGTTGCTTGAGGAGTATAATCATGTATTTATGTCCTATCGCTTAAGAGGAAGAGCTCCCGATAAGAAGGGGTTTCTTTATTGGAGGATTACCTATTACTTCGTTAGGCTCGCAGTATTGTCCTTTTATCCGCTCCTTTTAAGTGTAGCAAAACGGGCACGAACAACGGTTGAGGCACTTGAAACAAAGGGAAGCAAAAATGCATTCAAAAATCCAGTTGTTAAAAAGCTCAAGCTCCAAACACTTAAAATCGGCAGAAGTGATTATGGATTTCTAACAATCAGCATAGTTTATATTGTTACTTTGTATATGGTGGCTTTCCAATTATAA
- a CDS encoding cell division protein FtsQ, with the protein MKQSYTLTQSQKMMVFILSMSLYGLSNMITELVPSIYLGPVEFSIEYFAFIPLTLCILFHPLYAGIGAALGEIIFGEIMLGQFGGFGELEKFISFSLAMYIAGSMVKNPRNKRQVGIAAITGVIIHQLISMMVDIGKVWVGVDDFEALPGLAESVVVVEGFSFLNDVLFSGILFALLPTLYLVPRLYGKIEPLLGMKPRTPDNAYTILGILHPRFLIPVILLAVAAFGFEYLSETEWNIFEWEATFSNISESTLTLISLGIAAVVSAVIVYVLLKRSKKERKKAA; encoded by the coding sequence ATGAAACAAAGTTACACGCTAACCCAGTCACAGAAAATGATGGTCTTTATTTTATCGATGTCTCTTTACGGCTTGTCTAACATGATTACTGAACTTGTACCTTCTATTTATCTTGGTCCAGTTGAATTCTCCATTGAGTATTTTGCATTCATCCCGCTAACACTATGTATTTTGTTTCACCCACTTTATGCTGGAATTGGAGCTGCATTAGGCGAAATAATTTTTGGGGAAATTATGCTTGGTCAATTCGGAGGCTTTGGTGAGCTTGAGAAATTTATTTCCTTTTCCCTTGCGATGTACATTGCTGGCAGTATGGTTAAAAATCCAAGGAACAAGCGTCAAGTTGGGATTGCCGCAATTACTGGTGTTATTATTCATCAACTGATAAGTATGATGGTTGATATAGGGAAAGTTTGGGTTGGTGTTGATGACTTTGAAGCACTTCCTGGGCTTGCCGAAAGTGTCGTTGTAGTTGAAGGGTTCTCCTTTTTGAATGATGTGCTTTTTTCCGGTATCTTATTTGCACTCTTGCCAACACTTTATCTTGTACCAAGACTTTACGGGAAAATAGAACCGTTGTTGGGAATGAAGCCGCGCACTCCTGATAACGCCTATACTATTCTCGGGATACTACATCCAAGGTTTTTGATTCCAGTTATTTTATTGGCGGTAGCTGCATTCGGGTTTGAATATTTATCAGAAACAGAATGGAATATCTTCGAATGGGAAGCAACATTTTCAAATATTTCCGAATCAACGTTAACCTTAATTTCGTTAGGTATTGCAGCGGTTGTTTCTGCTGTTATTGTATATGTGCTTCTTAAACGGTCTAAAAAGGAAAGGAAAAAAGCAGCATGA
- a CDS encoding NAD(P)/FAD-dependent oxidoreductase, giving the protein MVLDCVIIGGGPAGLNAALVLGRAKKNIILFDDNKPRNAVTHESHGFITRDKIKPSEFKSYALEDLKEYPNIIIKNQRVFDIKTENDRFVILTKDGNTFEARKIILATGLTDILPAIKGIHEFYGASLFSCPFCDGWELQDRPIVVISENERAFHMIKMIRNWSKDVVLCTNGKQVLSSEQKELFAAKEIEVIEEEIENLQGEGGKLRKIILKSGREVAREGGFITTGLQQSSPLAQQLGCSLNSMGGIDTDNSGRTNIAGVYACGDNAIIAPSQLIIAAAEGSKAAMAVVGDLVNEDF; this is encoded by the coding sequence ATGGTATTAGATTGTGTAATTATTGGCGGAGGACCGGCAGGACTTAATGCAGCACTTGTGCTTGGAAGAGCAAAAAAGAATATCATCCTTTTTGATGATAATAAACCAAGAAACGCTGTTACTCACGAATCTCACGGGTTTATTACGAGAGATAAAATCAAACCATCTGAATTTAAAAGCTATGCTTTAGAGGATTTAAAGGAGTATCCTAATATAATCATCAAAAATCAAAGAGTCTTTGATATAAAAACAGAAAATGATCGTTTTGTGATTTTAACGAAGGATGGCAATACTTTTGAGGCTAGAAAGATCATTCTCGCTACTGGACTTACAGATATTCTTCCTGCTATTAAAGGAATACATGAATTTTATGGTGCAAGCCTGTTTAGCTGTCCGTTTTGTGACGGATGGGAATTACAGGACCGCCCAATAGTCGTCATTTCTGAAAATGAGCGAGCCTTTCATATGATAAAAATGATCAGAAATTGGAGCAAGGATGTTGTTTTGTGTACAAATGGAAAGCAAGTATTGTCAAGTGAGCAAAAAGAGCTGTTTGCAGCTAAAGAAATAGAAGTGATTGAAGAAGAAATAGAAAATTTGCAGGGAGAGGGCGGCAAATTGCGGAAAATTATCCTAAAGAGCGGAAGAGAAGTGGCAAGAGAAGGCGGCTTTATCACAACAGGTTTGCAGCAGTCGTCGCCATTAGCACAACAATTAGGCTGCAGTTTGAACAGTATGGGAGGAATTGACACAGATAATTCCGGTCGAACGAATATTGCAGGAGTTTATGCATGTGGAGATAATGCCATCATTGCCCCTTCTCAATTAATTATTGCAGCAGCAGAAGGAAGTAAAGCTGCGATGGCAGTTGTTGGAGATTTAGTGAACGAGGATTTTTAA
- a CDS encoding glycoside hydrolase family 1 protein: MTKLTFPENFLWGGATAANQLEGGYNEGGKGLNLADVLPGGKIRLQVIAQTGFDFEIDKSKYVYPNHDGIDFYHRYKEDIALFAEMGFKAYRMSIAWSRIFPNGDELEPNEEGLAFYDKVFDELAKYGIEPVVTISHYETPLHLIKEYGGWRSRELVTFFERYATVLFKRYKDKVKYWLTFNEINGATHMPILGLGFSPENQETKLQDSFQGLHHQFVASSLAVKAGHEIIPDAQIGCMLIYAPVYAFDSNPENILHALKEEQVFNYLCGDVQVRGAYPTFAKRYFKENNINLKIEDGDLELLKQYPVDFISLSYYMSRTEKKVKTDEEKAQGNLIGGIKNPFLNASEWGWEIDPTGLRISLNNLYDRYQVPLFVVENGLGAYDKVEEDGSINDDYRIDYLREHIKAMGESIEDGVELMGYTSWGCIDLVSASSGEMSKRYGYIYVDKHDDGSGTFDRSKKKSFYWYKDVIATNGANL, from the coding sequence ATGACAAAACTTACTTTTCCTGAAAATTTCTTATGGGGCGGAGCTACTGCTGCCAACCAATTAGAAGGTGGATATAATGAAGGTGGTAAAGGATTAAACCTTGCTGACGTATTACCAGGTGGCAAAATTCGTTTACAAGTTATTGCACAAACAGGTTTTGATTTCGAAATAGATAAATCTAAATACGTGTACCCGAACCATGATGGTATTGATTTTTATCACCGTTACAAGGAAGATATCGCACTATTCGCTGAAATGGGCTTTAAAGCATACCGCATGAGTATTGCGTGGTCTCGTATCTTCCCTAACGGTGATGAACTTGAGCCGAATGAAGAAGGACTTGCGTTCTATGATAAAGTCTTTGATGAACTTGCAAAATATGGAATTGAGCCAGTCGTGACAATTTCTCACTATGAAACACCACTTCACCTAATCAAAGAATACGGCGGCTGGAGAAGCCGTGAACTAGTTACATTCTTTGAGCGTTATGCAACAGTATTGTTCAAACGCTATAAAGATAAAGTGAAATATTGGTTAACATTCAACGAAATTAATGGTGCAACACATATGCCTATTTTAGGCCTAGGCTTCTCTCCTGAAAACCAAGAGACAAAACTGCAAGACAGCTTCCAAGGCTTGCATCACCAATTCGTTGCTAGCAGCTTAGCTGTTAAAGCAGGACATGAAATTATTCCTGATGCTCAAATCGGCTGTATGCTTATTTATGCACCAGTATATGCATTTGACAGCAATCCTGAAAATATCTTGCATGCACTTAAAGAAGAGCAAGTATTTAACTACTTGTGTGGAGATGTTCAAGTAAGAGGAGCATACCCTACTTTTGCTAAACGCTACTTTAAAGAAAACAATATTAACCTGAAAATCGAAGATGGCGACTTGGAATTGTTAAAGCAATATCCTGTTGATTTCATCAGCTTAAGCTACTATATGTCTCGTACAGAGAAAAAGGTAAAAACAGACGAAGAAAAAGCGCAAGGAAACCTTATCGGTGGCATTAAAAACCCATTCTTGAACGCAAGTGAGTGGGGCTGGGAAATTGACCCGACAGGACTTCGCATTTCCTTAAACAACCTGTATGATCGTTACCAAGTACCATTGTTCGTAGTAGAAAATGGTTTAGGTGCATACGATAAAGTAGAAGAAGATGGTTCTATCAATGACGACTACCGTATTGACTACCTGCGTGAGCATATTAAAGCAATGGGCGAATCAATCGAAGACGGTGTTGAATTAATGGGCTATACTTCATGGGGCTGCATTGACTTAGTTAGTGCATCATCAGGTGAAATGTCTAAGCGTTATGGCTATATCTATGTTGACAAGCATGATGATGGAAGCGGAACATTCGACCGCAGCAAGAAGAAATCCTTCTACTGGTACAAAGATGTTATCGCTACAAACGGAGCGAATCTATAA
- a CDS encoding DMT family transporter: MNSTWIQVFIAAFFEVFWVIGLKHSDSFLTWTGTAICIVISFYVMIMAGKKLPVGTVYAVFVGLGTAGTIFTEILFFGVPFKLEKALLILLLLAGVIGLKLVTKDKTQKGDVS; this comes from the coding sequence ATGAATTCCACTTGGATTCAAGTTTTTATTGCAGCATTTTTTGAAGTATTTTGGGTTATTGGTTTAAAGCATTCTGATAGCTTTCTAACATGGACAGGAACAGCTATATGTATCGTTATTAGTTTTTACGTCATGATTATGGCAGGAAAAAAACTGCCCGTCGGAACAGTTTATGCTGTTTTTGTTGGTCTGGGAACTGCAGGAACAATATTCACTGAAATTCTATTCTTTGGTGTTCCATTTAAACTGGAGAAAGCACTGTTAATTTTGCTGCTGTTAGCAGGTGTTATCGGGTTGAAATTAGTAACAAAGGATAAAACTCAAAAAGGAGATGTATCATAA
- a CDS encoding PHP domain-containing protein: MKIDLHTHVKISKKSDFMPDYFQTMVKEARAAGLDAIALTEHFNTLRFLDVYDYLDQNYSYNDDYYEVEGLKIFPGMEVDVEGVGHILLISNRDAILHMFKSIQPQLEEDNFIVLAALLDIADSYETIKIGGHPFRPSTPLTQHEPSVLRRLDALDLNGKDLYSIGVEENQENVYWLAEKLGLPVTAGSDTHQFLQYGAVFNVLEHECSTIAELKAAIKSRQYAVEISADLHLRVRSATLAKKLMKQLLAKKEVIS, from the coding sequence ATGAAAATTGATTTACACACACATGTGAAAATATCGAAAAAATCGGACTTTATGCCTGATTATTTTCAAACAATGGTGAAAGAAGCACGCGCAGCGGGCCTTGATGCAATTGCCTTAACAGAGCATTTCAACACACTAAGATTTCTGGATGTTTATGATTATTTAGACCAGAATTATTCATATAACGATGATTATTATGAGGTAGAAGGACTGAAGATATTTCCAGGCATGGAGGTAGATGTGGAGGGCGTTGGTCACATTCTGCTGATTAGCAATCGTGATGCAATATTACATATGTTTAAAAGTATACAGCCTCAATTAGAGGAAGATAATTTTATAGTTCTTGCTGCACTACTCGACATTGCTGATTCATATGAAACCATAAAAATTGGGGGACATCCGTTTCGTCCGAGTACACCACTTACCCAGCATGAACCAAGTGTATTAAGAAGGTTAGATGCCCTTGATTTAAATGGAAAAGATCTTTATTCCATTGGGGTCGAAGAAAACCAAGAAAATGTGTATTGGCTAGCAGAAAAATTAGGACTTCCAGTCACAGCAGGAAGCGATACACATCAATTTCTTCAATATGGAGCGGTTTTTAATGTGCTAGAACATGAATGCTCTACTATAGCTGAATTAAAAGCAGCAATCAAAAGCAGACAATACGCAGTTGAAATTTCTGCAGATTTACATTTGCGCGTGCGCTCTGCAACGCTAGCAAAAAAACTGATGAAGCAGCTGCTTGCTAAAAAGGAAGTTATCAGTTAA
- a CDS encoding ABC transporter ATP-binding protein, whose product MNPIIDIQNVSFTYPNEEEAILKNVSITVDKGEFLAIIGGNGSGKSTLCKLLNGLIPHYYTGDFEGEACINGLNVTSNTVAELSEHVGYVYQDFENQIVQARVIEDAAFAPLHFGYADYMERAREALKIVGLEDYENEFVWQLSGGQKHLLALAGCLALSPEIIVLDEPIAQLDPYHAKSMYDVLRKLHHQYEKTIIVIEHHTEFIAEYCSTVLLVEKGQVVWKRPVREALTAIEDLTARNIYPPQVTQAAYGLNVGSGAIPITLQEAERSFAHFVKKVIHAADTPSMKSSEAIAEFKDVSFSYQTVERSYKQILEDINITFYKGEKVALVGNNGAGKSTLLRLLTGFRKPNAGTVSIKGKATAKQSPEKLADIITYIYQNPEQMFIEDSVRKDVEFFLKARKQKGYEDIVDHILELFHLTELQHKDSRLMSGGQQRRASLAIGAAMNPAVILLDEPTANLDIATRKHLTQFIDKLAVRTELVLIATHDMQLVSEWATRVVVMNNGQIIYDGGKEGLFSNPILMRRAGIIPPQIVELSHKLNITPAKYTIASFIDFFQEESAWTIQKT is encoded by the coding sequence ATGAACCCAATAATAGACATTCAGAATGTAAGTTTTACTTATCCTAATGAGGAAGAAGCAATCTTAAAGAATGTCAGTATTACTGTTGATAAGGGAGAATTCTTAGCTATTATTGGCGGAAATGGGAGCGGTAAGTCAACGCTTTGCAAGCTCTTGAATGGCTTAATTCCTCATTATTATACAGGTGATTTTGAAGGAGAAGCTTGCATTAATGGACTTAATGTAACATCAAATACAGTAGCAGAGCTTTCCGAGCATGTTGGCTATGTTTATCAAGATTTTGAGAATCAGATTGTTCAAGCAAGAGTAATCGAAGATGCCGCATTTGCTCCACTTCACTTTGGCTACGCTGATTATATGGAAAGAGCACGAGAAGCACTTAAAATTGTCGGACTAGAGGATTATGAAAATGAATTTGTGTGGCAGCTAAGCGGCGGACAGAAGCACTTGCTTGCATTGGCAGGGTGTTTGGCGTTAAGCCCAGAAATTATTGTGCTTGATGAACCGATAGCACAACTCGACCCTTACCATGCAAAATCTATGTATGATGTATTAAGAAAACTCCATCATCAATACGAGAAGACAATCATTGTGATTGAGCATCACACAGAATTTATTGCCGAATATTGCTCGACTGTTTTGTTAGTCGAAAAAGGACAGGTCGTGTGGAAGAGACCCGTTCGGGAGGCTTTAACGGCAATTGAGGATTTAACTGCCCGAAATATATATCCGCCGCAAGTAACACAGGCTGCATATGGGTTAAACGTGGGTAGTGGAGCGATTCCAATTACATTGCAGGAAGCTGAGCGCAGTTTTGCACATTTCGTAAAGAAGGTTATTCATGCAGCTGATACCCCGTCCATGAAATCCAGCGAAGCAATAGCCGAATTTAAGGACGTCAGTTTTTCGTATCAAACTGTTGAACGATCGTATAAGCAAATATTAGAGGATATAAACATTACTTTTTATAAAGGAGAAAAAGTGGCGCTTGTTGGCAATAATGGTGCTGGGAAATCGACGTTGCTCCGTTTGCTGACAGGGTTTCGGAAGCCGAATGCTGGAACTGTTTCTATTAAGGGGAAGGCAACAGCAAAACAGTCACCAGAAAAACTGGCAGATATTATTACATACATCTACCAAAATCCAGAGCAGATGTTCATTGAGGATTCTGTGCGCAAGGATGTAGAGTTTTTCTTGAAGGCTCGTAAACAAAAAGGATACGAAGACATAGTTGATCATATTCTTGAGCTTTTCCATCTTACTGAGCTTCAGCATAAAGACAGCAGGCTAATGAGTGGTGGCCAGCAGCGGAGAGCATCACTTGCCATTGGGGCTGCTATGAATCCAGCGGTTATTCTCCTTGATGAACCAACTGCCAATTTGGATATTGCTACTCGTAAGCACCTCACTCAGTTCATTGATAAGCTGGCAGTTAGAACAGAGTTAGTGCTGATTGCCACACATGATATGCAGCTTGTCAGTGAATGGGCTACACGTGTTGTCGTTATGAACAATGGCCAAATTATTTATGATGGTGGCAAGGAAGGATTATTTTCTAATCCCATACTGATGAGAAGGGCGGGGATTATTCCTCCGCAAATTGTAGAGTTATCACATAAGCTCAACATAACACCTGCTAAGTATACGATTGCTTCATTTATAGATTTTTTTCAGGAGGAATCTGCATGGACTATTCAAAAAACATGA
- a CDS encoding DMT family transporter, protein MAWIALIAAGLCEMFGVTMINKLHKERNWQSLLLLIVGFGLSFVFLAYAMETLPMGTAYAIWTGIGASGGAILGMILYGESKDWRRLIFIAMVLGAAVGLKLVS, encoded by the coding sequence ATGGCTTGGATCGCTTTAATTGCAGCAGGACTTTGTGAAATGTTCGGTGTAACAATGATAAATAAATTGCATAAAGAACGAAACTGGCAGTCTCTCCTATTACTGATTGTTGGATTTGGCTTAAGCTTTGTTTTCCTTGCATACGCAATGGAAACTCTTCCTATGGGTACTGCCTACGCCATTTGGACAGGAATTGGTGCTTCAGGTGGAGCAATACTTGGTATGATTCTTTACGGGGAGTCCAAAGACTGGCGAAGACTTATATTTATCGCGATGGTTTTAGGTGCAGCAGTTGGGTTAAAGCTAGTTTCGTAG
- a CDS encoding MarR family winged helix-turn-helix transcriptional regulator, whose amino-acid sequence MESEQRFKKLKEFQELYESIFRKTKAKNDFFPKTDFNLSDGHILILTYLYKVKTCTASEITKYLGITSGGGTVLTDTLLKHELINRYRSSEDRRVVKLSLTTEGEKIVNQIIENRAAVFVELLQDLEETEIDQMLNVFHKLNKKLK is encoded by the coding sequence ATGGAGTCAGAACAACGTTTTAAGAAATTAAAAGAGTTTCAAGAGTTATATGAAAGCATCTTTAGAAAAACAAAAGCCAAAAATGATTTTTTTCCAAAAACAGATTTTAACTTAAGTGACGGTCATATCCTGATATTGACGTATCTCTATAAAGTGAAAACTTGTACAGCATCTGAAATCACCAAGTATTTAGGAATTACTTCAGGTGGAGGTACAGTTCTAACAGATACATTATTGAAACATGAGTTAATTAATCGATATCGCTCAAGTGAAGACAGGAGAGTGGTCAAGTTGTCTTTAACAACAGAAGGGGAGAAAATTGTTAATCAAATTATTGAAAACAGAGCAGCAGTATTTGTTGAGCTTCTGCAGGACTTGGAAGAAACTGAAATTGATCAAATGCTGAATGTTTTTCACAAGTTAAATAAGAAACTGAAATAA
- the budA gene encoding acetolactate decarboxylase, which produces MVKTLHADIIENNEDQKQEVYQVSTMTALLDGVYDGDFSLGEIHEHGDFGIGTFNKLDGELIGFDGAFYRLRSDGTATPVKENDKSPFCSITFFETEITHRVNRQLTLEELEQELDKLLPSKNVFYAIRIDGVFKKVQTRTVEVQEKPYVPMIEAVKTQPIFDFENIEGTIAGFRTPQYAHGIAVAGYHLHFIDKNRSTGGHVFDCTVENATIRISKKQYLNLRLPETEEFFQADIDRADLANDIAEAEGSPENR; this is translated from the coding sequence ATGGTTAAAACTTTACATGCTGACATAATAGAGAACAACGAAGATCAAAAGCAGGAGGTTTATCAGGTTTCTACCATGACGGCGCTTCTGGATGGTGTTTATGACGGAGACTTTTCCTTAGGTGAAATCCATGAGCATGGGGACTTTGGGATTGGTACCTTTAATAAACTTGATGGAGAATTAATCGGGTTTGACGGTGCGTTTTATCGACTCCGTTCAGATGGAACCGCAACACCAGTTAAGGAAAATGATAAATCACCATTTTGCTCGATCACTTTTTTTGAAACAGAAATAACACACCGCGTAAACCGCCAATTAACATTAGAAGAACTGGAACAGGAATTAGACAAACTTTTGCCTAGTAAAAATGTTTTTTATGCGATAAGAATAGATGGTGTCTTTAAAAAGGTGCAAACGAGAACGGTCGAGGTACAAGAAAAGCCATATGTGCCGATGATTGAAGCAGTAAAAACACAGCCGATTTTTGACTTTGAAAACATCGAGGGAACGATTGCCGGCTTCCGCACTCCACAATATGCCCATGGAATCGCTGTTGCTGGATATCATTTGCATTTTATTGATAAAAATAGAAGTACTGGCGGTCATGTTTTTGACTGTACAGTGGAGAATGCTACAATCCGTATTTCTAAAAAGCAGTACTTAAATTTAAGACTGCCTGAAACAGAAGAATTTTTCCAAGCTGATATAGATCGTGCTGATTTAGCCAACGATATAGCTGAGGCAGAAGGAAGCCCTGAAAATCGATAA